ACACTGCGGGCCAAACTACAGACGAAGGGCACGAAGTCCGCGAAGCGGCGGGCGAAGAAACACGCGGGCAAGGAAGCACGGCGGGCCCGGGACATCAACCACAAGATCAGCAAGCACATCGTGGCAGAGGCTCAACGCACCGGCCGCGGGATCGCCCTGGAAGACCTGGGCGGTATTCGCGAGCGGGCACGGCTCAGGAAGCCCCAACGCGTCACGCTGCACTCCTGGTCCTTCCATCAGCTCGGCGCCTTCATCGCCTACAAGGCGAAAAGAGCCGGGGTCCCGCTGGTGCACGTCGATCCGGCGTACACCAGCCAGGAATGCTCCCAGTGTCATCACACCGACAGACGCAACCGGCCCTCGCAGGCCCGGTTCGCGTGCCAGGTCTGCGGCTTCGTTGAGCACGCGGATCTGAACTCGTCCCACAACATCGCCGCACGCGGCTGGTGGACGTGGGTTCGCGGGGCTGAGTCACAGGCCCCTGCGCTCACCCTCATCGCGTGAGCGCTGGATGCAGCCGGGCCTCATCATCGCCAGTGATGACCCGAGCAGCAAGCCCGGGCTTCAGCCTCGGGTAGTTGACCGGGTAGTCGTCACGGTCACCGGTCGCCGCGCACGCTCTGCTCAGGCCCACCGCGAGCACCCCACGCGCCAGATCGCCTCCCGAATGGTGTCCGACGGCGAGCAGTTCGCGTAGAGCGGGTTCCAGGGCACCGTCCCCGCGCAGCGACCGCAGGAACGCGTGGGCCTGTGGCACGCATTCGCCGCGCACCGCGTGCCGCAGGAGTGCCGCCGAGAGCAGCGGTGTGCGCAGGGTTGCGTCCGCGACCGCCTCCGAGAGCGGCGCGAGAGGGCCTCCCCACGCTCGGCTCGCCAGCAGTGCGCCGCAGAGGATGTCGTCACCGGACGGGGTGAGTCCGGGGCCGAGGCCGACCAGTGTGCGGGCGGCCCGCAGGACTTCGCTCGACTTATCGGTGTGCAGGGCGTGGCGCAGGTCCGTCAGGCGGGGCGCCAGCGGGGGCGGCAGGGGTTGGGACAGGGCGTCGAGCAGCACCGTCAGCTGTCGGATGCGCGCCGGGTCCGGTGGGGAGGAGGCGTCCTGGACACGGGGCGGTGTCCAGGACGCCTCCGGCTCGAAGCGAACGGGCCCGATGACTACGCGGCCTGCCCCGACGCCGGCCCATGGTGCGTTCAGGTCCAACGGCCGGTCCGCCGACGAGAAGGGCAGGACGAGCGCGTTCGGCAGGCGGATCGCGTCCCTGGTCACCACGGCGAGCGCGGGCAACTCCCGGTCGCCGGTGGCGAGATGGACCGCGTAGCGGGTGGCGGCGACGACGCGGGCCGGCCGGAACGGACCGTGCAGCAGCGGGGCGACGGCCGTGCTGATGGTGCCGAGGTGTACGTGACTGACGGTGCCGAGGTGTACGTGCTCAGGGCGGGTCACCCCGGCCCGTACAGAACCCCCGCCGGCCGGCGTACCCGTCACTCCGCGGGCTCCGGAGGCACCTCGAAGGCGTTCAGCGCGTCCGTGAAGCAGCGCATCGGGGCGTGGGTGAGGCCGGCACCGATCTGGCCGATGCCCGGCTCGCGGTGGGCGATGCCCGTGGTGATCACCGGTTCGAGGCCCGTGTCGACGACCTTGCGGATGTCGACGCCGACGGGGCTGCCGACGAAGTCGAGGCCGGGGAGCCGGTAGTCGCGGTGCCGGCCGACGGTGAGTGTCCCCATCTCCTGGCTGATGCGGCGGGCCCCTTCGGGCGTGCCGCCCACGAAGCCGACGATCGCCGGGGCGGCGGCCAGCGCGAACCCGCCCAGGCCGTGCATCTCGGTGATGGCGCTGTCACCGATGTCGGGATTGGCGTCGGCGGGTCCGTAACCGGCGAAGTAGAGGCCGTCCACGGGGGCGGCGGGTGCGATGAACCAGGTGTCGCCGAGGCCGCTGACGCGGATGCCGACGTCGACACCGTTACGCGCGAAGGCTGTGACGACCGTGGAGTGCGGCACACCGTGCCCGGCCATGAGCGCCAACTTGCTTGCGGCCATCGAGAAGTTGAGGAACCAATAGTTGTTGTCACGCAGGAAGTCCAGCGCCTCGATCCCGCCCAGGTCCGCATGCCGGGCGAGCACGGCGGAGAGTTCGCGGGTGAGCAGGGCGCTCGCCGCGGTGTTGCGGCTGTGGCACTCGTCGCCCATCTGAAGGGCCTGCGCCGTGACCGACCGCAGGTTCACCGGCTCGGCGAGCGAGCCGATCGCAGCGCGCAGAGCGGGGCCGAGGCGCTCACCCATCCAGCGCAGCCGCTCCATGACGTCGTCGCCGAGTGCGCCGTAGCGCAGGCAACGGCCCTGTCCCTCATTCAGGTTGGAGTACGCCCGAAGCCCCGTGGCCTCGTCCTCCACGACGAGCAGGGGCATGGACGCGGAGATGACTCCCGCCATCGGGCCGACTGCATCGTGGTGATGACAGGGGGCGAAGCGGATGGCTCCCGCGTCGGCGAGCGCTTCCGCTTCCGGCGGCGTCGCCGCCCAGCCCTCCAGGAGTGCGGCGCCGACGACGGCGGCCCGCATCGGGCCGCACATGCGCTCCCACTCGATCGGCGGTCCGGCGTGCAACAGGAGTCTCTCCTGCGCCAGTTCAGGGATCAGTGCTCCGGCGGGGCGGACGTCGGTCCATATCGGCACGACGCCCAGGATCCGTTCGAGTGCTTCGGAGTTGGCGGCCTCGACGGCCGGGTGCGCGACCAGGCGGGCGAGCCCGGCGCCGAGTTCCGGATCACCGTAGGCCGGGGGGCGCCAGTCGACCGCGGTCACCGTCGCGCCCGCGGCCCGCGGCGGCCCGGCGAACGCGTCGACGCCGACGTTCACGACGTGCGGGACGCCGGTCAGGAGGCCCTGCGCGGGCACGGCTCGTGCGGGCACGGTCTGTGCGGTCATGCGGTCTCTCCGATCCGGGAGGCGGGGGCGGGGGCTGGGGCAGACGCAGCTGGGGCGAGGGCCAAGTCGTCACTGCCGGCCAGGAGGTCGGCGCACACCCGCGCAGCGGTCGTACTGCTGTCGACGACATACGCGCCCGCGTCGCGCAGAATCCGCCGCTGTGCGGTGAGTCCCTGCGGGTCGTCATCGGTGCCCACGACGAACGCGATCACCGGTGGTGCGTCGGCAGGAGCCTCGGCCAGCGCTCCGGCGAGAGCCGCCGCCGGATCCGGTGCGGCGCCGTGTCCGATGACCACGTCGAGGACGACCGCGGCGCTCCGTGGGTCCGCGAGGGCTGCCCGCAGATACTCGGTGCGGACCGTGGGGTCGATCATCGGGTGGGGGCGCCCGGTGGTGAACTCGTCGTCGCCCAGGTCGAGTACGAGATGCCGGTCCGGGAGGCGCGGGGCTGCGCCCGGCGCGGGCGGGGGAGCGGAGCGGGTGAGGCCACCGAGCACCGGGCCGAGGAGCCAGGCCGCCTCGTGGGCGAACGTGCCGCCCGCGTACAGGGCCCGCAGCAGGCGGCGAGGCGGAGCGGGGGCGGGCAGCTTGGGCAGCTCTTCGCCGGGCGGGAGCGCCCCGCCGGCAGCAAGGGAGGCTGCGGACCGTGCCGCCTCGAAGAGGGTGGGAGCGAGCGTGACTCGGGCCGGAGCCGGGGAGGCCTCGTCCGTGCCGAGGAAGCAGGCCACCACAGGTTTCCCCAACGCGCCCGCGTGACCCAGCAGTTGGTCGGCCACGTGTGAGGCAGGTGGTTTGGACACGAGGACGATGACGTCCGTCGCGGGGTCCGCGGCCAGGGCGTCGAGCCCGGCCCGCATCGTCAGCCCGCCCACTTCCGCGCTCACGTCGCGGCTGCCCGTGCCGATCACATGGCTGACCCCGGCGCCCATGGAGTGCAGGAGGCTCGACACCTGCTGCAGTCCCGTACCGGAGGCTCCGACCAGGCCGACGCGGCCCGCCCGCACTTCGTTGGCGAAGCCGAGGGGGATGCCGCTGATGACTGCGGTTCCGCAGTCCGGCCCCATGACGAGCAGCCCGCGGCGGGCGGCCTCCCGCTTCAGGAGCACCTCCTGCTCGATCGGCACGTGATCGCTGAAGACGAAGGCGTGCATGCCCAGGCGCAGCGCCTTGAGGGCTTCGGCGGCCGCGTACGGTCCGGGGGTGGAGATCAGCGCGAGACTTGCGTCGGCGGGAGCGCCGGCGAGCGAGCGCACCGGGGGCCCGGCGTCGGCACCGGCCTCCGGTCCTGCGCCCGGTCCCTCACCGGGACCGGACAGGGCATCGACCGCCAGGGCGAGGGCGGTGTCCACCGCGTCGGGTTCGCCGCGGACGGCGACGAGCAGGTCGTTGGGTCCGGCGTCGTGGCCCGGGGTGGTCAGCAGCCCCGACCGCGCGAGGACGTCGCGGTTGGCGGGTGTTCCCATCACGAGGCTGATGGTTTCGACGCCCGGCGGTTCGGCCAGGCGGGCGGCGACCCTCATGAGGGCGACGGAGTCGGCGTAGAGATCCTTGTGCACGGCGTTTCGTAGCACCATGGTTCCGACTCTAGGCAGCGGCCCGCCCCTTGCGGCATGGCTCGAAGTGCCAGAACCGGCCGGGGATTTACCGGCAACGGGTGACAGTGACCCGCCTTTGCGGGGGTCGGCGTCAGCCGTGAGGAGGGCTTGCTCAGTGCCGGTCGCGCGAGGAGAGCAACCGGTGGGCGTGGACGGCCAGTTCGGTCTGGAGCCGGGCCGTCGGCCGGCGTTCGAGACCGCCGGTGAGGCGGTCGATCTGGCGCAGTCGATAGCGCAGGGTGTTGTAGTGGATGTGCAGCCGCGCGGCGGTGGCCACACCGTTTCGGTCCTCGAGGAGATAGACGCCGAGGGTCTCGACGAGGCTGCCCTCGTGCTCGGCGTCATGGGTGAGCAGCGGGCCGAGCGCGTCGTCGACGAGGGCCGTGAGCTCCGCTGCGGGAAGCTGTCCGAGGAGCCGGTACACCCCCAGGTCCGCGTAGCCGCGAACGAAGTCGGGGCCGTGCAGTTCGCGGCCGAGCGTCAGGGTCTGCGCCGCTTCCTCGTAGCTGTGGTGGTAGTCGGTGAAGTCGTCCCGGACGGTCCCGGCGGCGACAGCCACGTCCCAGCCGGGGTGCGCGGCGGTGACGGCCGCATGCAGGGCCTGGCATCGGCCGGCGAGTGACGGCCCCGGTTCCATCAGCAGGACGAGTCCGCTCTGGCTGCCCCAGATGATCGCGCCGGCCCCGGCCGCCGACCGTACGAGCGGCAACAGCCGTTCCTCCAAAGCGAGTTCGGTGTCGGTGGGACTGCCGGTGCCGGTGGAGGCGACCTCGACGAGCACGACCGCGCGGGGCAGCCGCAGATTCCAGCCCATGGCCGCGGCCCGGCGCGCGGTCTCGGCGCGGTCGCGCGGCGGCCGGGAGACCAGCTCCATCAGGAGCAGCGTGCGGTAGCGCTGCTGGCGGCTGGCCAGGGCGCGTTCCTGGGCGGCGATGGTGGCGGCGACGGTCGTGGCGTGCTCCAGCGCCATTCGCTGATGAGTGTCGAGCTCATGAGTGGAAGCAGGGGCCGCTCCGGCCCCGTGGTCCTCGGCCTCCGCGTCGTCCCGCCACAGGGCCACGGCGCCGCTCGCGCCCGTGCCCGTCTCGATGGCGCGCTCGGCGGCGGGCGGACGGTCGGGAGGCGGGGAGCCCGCGGAGGCCAGGATCCACCCGTGCTCGTCGAGCACGGCGGCCGCGCAGCCGGACAGTTCGAGCAGTACGTTCATGAGCTCCTGGTAGGAGCCTCCGTCGAGGGCCACCGCCGTGAGCCGTTCATGGATGGCCCGCGAACGCTCCAACTCCAGGGCCTGACGGTTCAGTACGGTGCCCAGCACCTCGGACAGGATGTCGTTGAACATGACGGCACCCGGCAACTCCACGACGGGGAAGCCGAGTTCGTCCGCCACCGCCAGCATCGCCGGCGGCAACGCGGGCAGATAGGGGCCCACCTTCACGGCCAGGGCGGCGAGACCGCGCTCGGCGAGTACGGGGACCAGGTCGCTCAGCGCCTGTGCGTCGTCACGGACGGCGTAGGCGGTGGTCAGCAGCAGTTCACCGCCGCGCATCCAGCGCACGATGTCGGGGACTTCCATGATGTTGACGACGCGGATACGGCGGCCGCGGCCGCTCGCCCCGGCGACGAGTCGTGCGCCGCTGAGGCAGGGCAGGGCCAGCGCCTCGCTCACGGTCAGCCCGGGAGAGAGGCCGTGGGGGACGGTCGGGGCGGTGCCGATACCGATGCCTGTCATGCACAGTCACTATGCGACAGCCGCGAGTAACCTGTAATACCCCGCGCGTAACTTCCATGTTTCCCGCCACGGTTGGGGACGCCCCTTGTCAGCGGGTGTCAACGGCGGGCCGCTCATCCTGGCGTCCGGTGCCCATGACCGGCTCGGCCCGCCTCTCTTACGGTGACCCGCATGACTCCCCGAGCCGTGCCGAGGACAGCGGTGGTCGCCATCGGCGGCAACGCGCTGCTGCGCGGTGGCGCCCACGCCACCGTCGCCGAACAGGTCGAGGCCGCGCGCCGGCTCGCGTCGCCCGTAGTGGCGCTGGCCGACACGGGGTGGCGGGTCGTGGTCACCCACGGCAACGGCCCCCAGGTCGGATTCATCAAGCGCCGCGCGGACCTCGCAGCGGCCCTGGCACCCGAACTGCCCGCCGTCGACCTCGACATGTGCGTGGCTGACTCGCAGGGCGGCCTCGGATACATCCTGGCGACCGCGATCGCGGGCCGCCTCCGGTCGCTCGGGCGCGCCGACGACCGGGTCGCCGCCCTGATCACCCACACCGTGGTGGACGCGCACGACGAGGCGTTCAGCCACCCGACCAAACCCATCGGAGCCTTCTATCCGGCAGCCAGGGCAAGGGAGTTGGCGGATCTTCACAACTGGACCGTGGCGGAGGAGGGCGAGCGGGGCTGGCGGCGCGTGGTCCCGTCGCCCCGGCTGCGCCGGGTCCTTGAGGCGGAGGCGGTTCGGGCGCTGTCCTCGGCCGGATTCACGGTGATCGCGGCCGGTGGCGGCGGCATCCCCCTCGTAGAGACCGACGACGGCGGCTACCGGGGCGTCGAAGCCGTCATCGACAAGGACCTGACCTCGG
The DNA window shown above is from Streptomyces sp. NBC_01445 and carries:
- a CDS encoding DUF2877 domain-containing protein, producing MTGTPAGGGSVRAGVTRPEHVHLGTVSHVHLGTISTAVAPLLHGPFRPARVVAATRYAVHLATGDRELPALAVVTRDAIRLPNALVLPFSSADRPLDLNAPWAGVGAGRVVIGPVRFEPEASWTPPRVQDASSPPDPARIRQLTVLLDALSQPLPPPLAPRLTDLRHALHTDKSSEVLRAARTLVGLGPGLTPSGDDILCGALLASRAWGGPLAPLSEAVADATLRTPLLSAALLRHAVRGECVPQAHAFLRSLRGDGALEPALRELLAVGHHSGGDLARGVLAVGLSRACAATGDRDDYPVNYPRLKPGLAARVITGDDEARLHPALTR
- a CDS encoding DUF1116 domain-containing protein, which encodes MTAQTVPARAVPAQGLLTGVPHVVNVGVDAFAGPPRAAGATVTAVDWRPPAYGDPELGAGLARLVAHPAVEAANSEALERILGVVPIWTDVRPAGALIPELAQERLLLHAGPPIEWERMCGPMRAAVVGAALLEGWAATPPEAEALADAGAIRFAPCHHHDAVGPMAGVISASMPLLVVEDEATGLRAYSNLNEGQGRCLRYGALGDDVMERLRWMGERLGPALRAAIGSLAEPVNLRSVTAQALQMGDECHSRNTAASALLTRELSAVLARHADLGGIEALDFLRDNNYWFLNFSMAASKLALMAGHGVPHSTVVTAFARNGVDVGIRVSGLGDTWFIAPAAPVDGLYFAGYGPADANPDIGDSAITEMHGLGGFALAAAPAIVGFVGGTPEGARRISQEMGTLTVGRHRDYRLPGLDFVGSPVGVDIRKVVDTGLEPVITTGIAHREPGIGQIGAGLTHAPMRCFTDALNAFEVPPEPAE
- the fdrA gene encoding acyl-CoA synthetase FdrA, yielding MVLRNAVHKDLYADSVALMRVAARLAEPPGVETISLVMGTPANRDVLARSGLLTTPGHDAGPNDLLVAVRGEPDAVDTALALAVDALSGPGEGPGAGPEAGADAGPPVRSLAGAPADASLALISTPGPYAAAEALKALRLGMHAFVFSDHVPIEQEVLLKREAARRGLLVMGPDCGTAVISGIPLGFANEVRAGRVGLVGASGTGLQQVSSLLHSMGAGVSHVIGTGSRDVSAEVGGLTMRAGLDALAADPATDVIVLVSKPPASHVADQLLGHAGALGKPVVACFLGTDEASPAPARVTLAPTLFEAARSAASLAAGGALPPGEELPKLPAPAPPRRLLRALYAGGTFAHEAAWLLGPVLGGLTRSAPPPAPGAAPRLPDRHLVLDLGDDEFTTGRPHPMIDPTVRTEYLRAALADPRSAAVVLDVVIGHGAAPDPAAALAGALAEAPADAPPVIAFVVGTDDDPQGLTAQRRILRDAGAYVVDSSTTAARVCADLLAGSDDLALAPAASAPAPAPASRIGETA
- a CDS encoding PucR family transcriptional regulator → MTGIGIGTAPTVPHGLSPGLTVSEALALPCLSGARLVAGASGRGRRIRVVNIMEVPDIVRWMRGGELLLTTAYAVRDDAQALSDLVPVLAERGLAALAVKVGPYLPALPPAMLAVADELGFPVVELPGAVMFNDILSEVLGTVLNRQALELERSRAIHERLTAVALDGGSYQELMNVLLELSGCAAAVLDEHGWILASAGSPPPDRPPAAERAIETGTGASGAVALWRDDAEAEDHGAGAAPASTHELDTHQRMALEHATTVAATIAAQERALASRQQRYRTLLLMELVSRPPRDRAETARRAAAMGWNLRLPRAVVLVEVASTGTGSPTDTELALEERLLPLVRSAAGAGAIIWGSQSGLVLLMEPGPSLAGRCQALHAAVTAAHPGWDVAVAAGTVRDDFTDYHHSYEEAAQTLTLGRELHGPDFVRGYADLGVYRLLGQLPAAELTALVDDALGPLLTHDAEHEGSLVETLGVYLLEDRNGVATAARLHIHYNTLRYRLRQIDRLTGGLERRPTARLQTELAVHAHRLLSSRDRH
- a CDS encoding carbamate kinase → MTPRAVPRTAVVAIGGNALLRGGAHATVAEQVEAARRLASPVVALADTGWRVVVTHGNGPQVGFIKRRADLAAALAPELPAVDLDMCVADSQGGLGYILATAIAGRLRSLGRADDRVAALITHTVVDAHDEAFSHPTKPIGAFYPAARARELADLHNWTVAEEGERGWRRVVPSPRLRRVLEAEAVRALSSAGFTVIAAGGGGIPLVETDDGGYRGVEAVIDKDLTSAHLAAELGADLLVITTGVERVAVDHGRPAQRYLDRLTHDEAERLLAQGQFPPGSMGPKIRAALDFLRGAPGRQVLITSPQQLGAALGGRGGTRLDSEPARTTEEPLNGTVTAGRPQ